The following coding sequences are from one Candidatus Nitrohelix vancouverensis window:
- a CDS encoding CBS domain-containing protein encodes MNKVGDYMSTTLYSTSPDKFAHEAVDDMYKNKVSALLVKDKDAYVGIFTKTDWMILALKGECDPKSVKVSTLMTTIKSTIDKGETIARASALIEERKVRHLPVTDNGTIVGMFSVKDMEKYYLDLHKQTEF; translated from the coding sequence ATGAACAAGGTTGGCGATTACATGAGCACGACGCTCTATTCCACAAGCCCGGACAAGTTCGCGCATGAGGCGGTGGATGATATGTATAAGAACAAAGTGAGCGCGCTATTGGTGAAAGACAAGGACGCCTACGTTGGTATTTTCACGAAGACCGACTGGATGATCCTCGCGTTAAAAGGAGAGTGCGACCCCAAATCCGTCAAGGTCTCAACCCTGATGACGACGATCAAAAGCACGATTGACAAGGGCGAAACGATCGCGCGTGCGAGCGCCTTGATCGAAGAGAGAAAAGTGCGCCACCTTCCAGTCACAGACAATGGAACGATTGTGGGAATGTTTTCCGTGAAGGACATGGAAAAATACTATCTTGATTTGCACAAGCAGACGGAATTTTAA
- a CDS encoding PAS domain S-box protein has product MSQSPYKVPFIFTGSALLIALLFFLDLNLELGIASGMLYTVPIILGLLLNKKSYFFWVASIASVLILTGYAFSPSGGNPWPVFTNRALSLIVVCITASICSYYKNLESQLLKNKDDLNEKFLLHQIGFHPHLTPPIGNEKQEQANLPENLNGLVDGLILIDAKGEILSVNNAVEDIFGYNATELIGNNVRMLMPEPDRSKHDQYIKNYLETGKARIIGIGREVLGLRKDGRTFHMELAIALINIESQPHFLGTTRDISQSKILQNSFNRSRNYLQLLYTIASIGNEPHEMEDILKFFLQEICNTMDCHIGHFYRYDTISETLDSSRIWYFEDIASFMNFKQASERKTFKQGEGLPGRVAQSQRKEFIADISDDNNFPRKSVARLSNIKGSFGFPVYLNNELFGVAEFFMSRPLKVDEAFENIVDNLMIQISKILDLQNFEKELIKAKEDAEKANKAKSEFLSNMSHEFRTPLNAILGFSQLLEIDAAEPLSPAQQVSVNKISSAGAHLLQLINEILDLSRIEAGKLTLSIEPICLNHLVDEALSLIGPMASQHNIAIKNNLQDSNKLFLNADKTRLRQVILNLVSNGVKYNRPGGSLVVNGTLERRVIKISIVDTGPGLTPVEQKAAFQPFNRLGADRKGADGTGIGLPISIRLIEMMGGKLGVNSEPGVGSQFWVELPATGTQDVNTEDKLDSSAKTTINRGEPFDMLYIEDNSVNIELIENIMSKYENCQLTSAKEAMKGIHIARTQPVDLILLDINLPDIDGYETFNLLKNDAALEEIPVIAISSNAREEDIQRALDLGFDSYITKPIKIPQFLSELDRILRKRRK; this is encoded by the coding sequence ATGTCTCAGTCTCCCTATAAAGTTCCATTCATTTTTACGGGAAGCGCTCTGTTAATCGCGCTCCTGTTTTTTCTAGACCTGAATCTGGAATTGGGAATCGCCAGCGGTATGCTGTACACCGTTCCCATCATTTTGGGGCTCCTGCTGAATAAAAAGAGCTATTTCTTCTGGGTTGCCTCCATAGCGTCGGTTCTGATACTGACTGGCTATGCATTTTCTCCATCGGGCGGGAATCCCTGGCCCGTGTTCACGAACCGGGCGCTATCATTAATCGTAGTTTGTATCACGGCATCGATCTGTTCTTACTACAAGAATCTAGAGTCGCAATTGCTTAAAAACAAGGACGACTTGAATGAAAAATTTCTCCTGCATCAAATCGGTTTTCACCCTCACCTGACACCGCCAATCGGGAATGAAAAACAGGAACAAGCTAATCTTCCAGAAAATTTGAACGGTTTGGTTGATGGCTTGATTTTGATCGACGCTAAAGGAGAAATTCTGTCTGTAAACAACGCTGTTGAAGATATTTTCGGCTATAACGCAACGGAATTGATTGGCAATAACGTCCGAATGCTGATGCCCGAACCGGATCGAAGCAAACACGATCAGTACATAAAAAATTATCTGGAAACGGGTAAAGCTCGAATTATCGGCATCGGGCGCGAAGTTCTGGGTTTGAGAAAAGACGGGCGCACCTTCCATATGGAACTGGCCATCGCACTGATCAACATTGAGAGCCAACCGCATTTTCTCGGAACCACGCGCGATATATCCCAAAGTAAAATTCTTCAGAACAGCTTCAACCGAAGTAGAAACTATCTGCAATTGCTCTACACCATTGCCTCGATCGGCAACGAACCGCATGAGATGGAAGATATCCTGAAGTTTTTTCTACAGGAAATCTGCAACACGATGGACTGTCACATTGGTCACTTCTATCGTTACGATACAATTTCAGAAACACTGGATTCTTCTCGTATCTGGTATTTCGAGGACATCGCCTCATTCATGAATTTCAAACAGGCCTCTGAAAGAAAAACCTTCAAACAGGGAGAAGGGTTGCCGGGCAGGGTTGCCCAAAGTCAGAGGAAAGAATTCATCGCCGACATCAGCGACGATAACAATTTTCCAAGGAAATCGGTGGCCCGTTTATCCAACATTAAAGGCTCCTTTGGATTCCCCGTCTACCTGAATAACGAACTGTTTGGAGTCGCTGAATTTTTCATGTCTCGCCCCCTCAAGGTGGATGAAGCGTTTGAAAATATCGTCGATAACTTAATGATTCAGATCAGCAAGATTCTCGATTTACAAAATTTTGAGAAGGAACTGATCAAGGCCAAAGAGGACGCTGAAAAAGCGAACAAAGCAAAATCTGAATTCCTGTCAAACATGAGTCATGAATTCAGAACTCCACTCAATGCAATACTGGGTTTCTCTCAATTGCTCGAAATAGACGCCGCAGAGCCTTTGAGTCCGGCGCAACAGGTTTCAGTGAATAAAATTTCTTCCGCAGGCGCTCATTTACTGCAATTGATCAACGAAATCCTGGACTTGTCTCGTATAGAAGCGGGGAAACTCACGCTGAGCATTGAACCGATCTGCCTGAACCATCTGGTTGATGAGGCATTATCTCTGATAGGCCCGATGGCGTCCCAGCACAATATCGCCATCAAAAATAACCTTCAGGATTCAAACAAACTTTTCCTGAATGCGGATAAAACCCGCTTGCGACAAGTTATTTTGAATTTGGTTTCCAACGGGGTCAAATACAACCGCCCGGGAGGTTCGCTTGTTGTGAACGGAACTCTAGAAAGACGGGTGATCAAAATCAGCATTGTTGATACCGGCCCCGGCCTAACACCGGTGGAACAAAAAGCCGCGTTTCAACCTTTCAATCGACTCGGAGCAGACAGGAAAGGAGCCGATGGCACCGGAATCGGTCTGCCGATTTCAATCAGACTGATTGAGATGATGGGGGGGAAACTTGGCGTCAACAGCGAACCCGGAGTGGGAAGCCAGTTCTGGGTGGAACTCCCTGCGACGGGAACTCAAGACGTCAATACCGAAGATAAATTAGATTCGTCTGCAAAAACGACGATCAACCGGGGCGAACCCTTCGACATGCTCTACATTGAAGACAATTCAGTCAACATCGAACTTATCGAAAACATCATGTCGAAATACGAAAACTGCCAGTTGACCTCCGCAAAGGAAGCGATGAAAGGCATTCACATTGCGAGAACGCAACCGGTTGACCTCATCCTGCTCGATATCAATCTTCCCGATATTGACGGTTACGAGACATTCAACCTTTTGAAAAATGATGCCGCTCTAGAAGAGATCCCTGTCATAGCGATCAGTTCGAACGCCAGGGAGGAAGATATACAACGCGCCTTGGACCTGGGTTTCGACTCCTATATCACCAAACCCATCAAGATCCCTCAATTTCTCTCAGAGCTGGATCGGATCCTGCGCAAGCGCAGAAAATGA
- a CDS encoding tetratricopeptide repeat protein, which yields MPIVYFSSYSSDLEPAMHRVLTGLESFFHEEFTAQTGGEGFDPARIRHTLEHSNVLVVALGGGASSVKSVESSIEDPFASERVRFEIVSAMHLDLIIIPLLIDDASLPDKRLAPGSVKRLLDCKSYRLKYESWSQDLQRLCKDLQQELEFKTMMKSNLKTDPMRDLMESEAIRGNTLGQEFISSLEGRRVVELAQHQLDEARRKNNRIEEKSALSALGLAYARLGQTQKSIEYFEEQLALVRDLGDIGEECPLLANLGDACAVTGNVAQARKYYERQLELSIEADDRASIASAHNGLGFVCVKQNQIDTAIEHYQQALLLYRELKMVDKELELLVGVGLNQLKLKRWQDACDNLEQALDLSRYLENREEETRLLVDLGDAHFQLGNFQRVNACLNQAEDSLSGTLHPGLASLKSQIQSIRGALPPVK from the coding sequence ATGCCAATCGTTTATTTCAGTTCTTATTCTTCCGATCTCGAACCGGCAATGCACCGCGTTCTCACCGGACTCGAATCCTTTTTCCATGAGGAATTCACCGCGCAGACCGGAGGAGAGGGTTTTGATCCCGCGCGCATTCGCCACACGCTGGAGCACAGCAATGTTCTGGTCGTCGCGCTTGGCGGCGGAGCGTCTTCGGTGAAGAGCGTGGAATCGAGCATCGAAGACCCTTTCGCCAGCGAACGGGTGCGCTTTGAAATTGTCTCCGCCATGCATCTTGACCTCATCATCATCCCTCTACTGATCGACGACGCATCCCTGCCCGACAAACGCCTCGCACCGGGATCGGTCAAGCGTTTGCTGGACTGCAAATCCTATCGGCTGAAATATGAATCCTGGTCGCAGGATCTACAAAGGCTTTGCAAGGATTTGCAACAGGAACTCGAATTCAAGACCATGATGAAAAGTAATTTGAAGACCGACCCGATGCGCGATCTGATGGAGTCTGAGGCAATACGCGGCAACACGCTGGGACAAGAATTCATCAGTTCTCTCGAGGGGAGACGCGTGGTGGAGCTTGCCCAGCATCAACTCGATGAGGCGCGGCGCAAGAACAATCGCATTGAAGAAAAATCCGCGCTCTCCGCTTTGGGCCTGGCCTACGCAAGACTCGGGCAAACGCAGAAATCCATAGAATATTTTGAAGAACAACTCGCGCTCGTTCGCGATCTTGGGGATATCGGCGAAGAATGTCCCCTGCTCGCCAATCTCGGCGACGCCTGCGCGGTGACCGGCAACGTCGCGCAAGCCAGGAAATATTATGAGCGACAACTGGAGCTTTCTATCGAGGCCGACGACCGCGCTTCCATCGCCAGCGCCCACAACGGGCTCGGCTTCGTCTGCGTGAAGCAGAATCAAATCGATACGGCCATCGAACATTATCAACAGGCCCTTCTGCTCTACCGCGAACTCAAGATGGTGGATAAGGAGCTGGAACTGCTTGTGGGAGTTGGATTGAATCAACTGAAATTGAAACGTTGGCAAGACGCCTGCGATAATCTGGAGCAAGCTCTCGACCTTTCGCGATACCTTGAAAACAGGGAGGAAGAAACCCGGCTTTTGGTCGATCTGGGCGACGCTCATTTTCAACTGGGAAATTTTCAAAGGGTGAATGCTTGCCTGAATCAGGCCGAAGATTCGCTCTCAGGAACGCTTCATCCGGGTCTGGCATCCTTAAAGAGCCAGATTCAATCCATACGCGGCGCTTTGCCTCCAGTAAAATAA
- a CDS encoding class I SAM-dependent methyltransferase, with protein MDKDPQYEQTRIEFAEEWSRCEIEDLLQTNDYERARAERLLYERFLPKEDWILEAGCGLGPKVLHFRKNGFRVIGVDFVETALHRLKAYAPELPLACCDVHECPFPDNSFGAYLSYGVVEHFPKGPQLAIREAHRLLKPGGVILMMVPADNALSRFIHDPDNALNRLRRNSLIRRLMGKPPLGENHEHDLYMKLHTRTEMRGILKDAGFEIRVEAPVSHSFSLFMLCECFQKNALGETNTAAETLGRWMKRLAPWATANHLLFVGKK; from the coding sequence ATGGACAAGGACCCGCAGTACGAACAAACGCGCATCGAATTTGCGGAGGAGTGGTCGCGTTGCGAGATCGAAGACCTGCTCCAGACCAACGACTACGAACGCGCCCGCGCAGAACGCCTTCTCTATGAACGCTTCCTTCCCAAAGAAGACTGGATCCTTGAAGCGGGATGCGGTCTTGGGCCCAAGGTTCTGCATTTTCGCAAGAACGGTTTTCGCGTGATCGGCGTCGACTTTGTCGAAACGGCTCTGCATCGCTTGAAGGCTTATGCGCCGGAATTGCCGCTGGCGTGCTGTGACGTTCACGAATGTCCGTTTCCCGACAATTCCTTTGGCGCCTATTTGTCCTACGGCGTGGTCGAACATTTCCCGAAAGGGCCGCAACTGGCGATACGCGAAGCGCACCGTCTGCTCAAGCCCGGCGGGGTGATCCTCATGATGGTGCCTGCGGACAATGCCTTGAGCCGCTTCATTCACGACCCGGACAACGCGCTCAATCGATTGCGCAGGAACTCTCTGATACGCAGGCTGATGGGCAAACCGCCTTTGGGAGAGAATCACGAGCACGACCTTTATATGAAACTCCACACGCGCACGGAGATGCGCGGCATTCTTAAGGATGCGGGATTCGAAATCCGGGTCGAGGCGCCGGTCTCTCACAGCTTCTCATTGTTTATGCTGTGCGAATGTTTTCAAAAAAATGCGCTGGGCGAGACCAATACAGCGGCGGAAACATTGGGACGCTGGATGAAACGCCTGGCGCCCTGGGCCACCGCCAACCATCTTTTATTCGTCGGCAAAAAATAA
- a CDS encoding FecR domain-containing protein gives MSNYKTAGISASVLCRKLIRATHLFAIAILLTASADAAQAKGFAKLDKVSGKVVVLDSAGSPIAKGSNGRALRVNEGLRTGADSSADILLFDGSRIRMTPNSKIKLSAKSKNGKADIQIDLISGKLFNLVQATDKRGHYVIKTKSAMAGFKGRVFSAESNGDQSVFMVKDGKLKLVNPKVSKKDGVLVSNMSKSTVSADARPAKPVPLSPEEIALFDALEEIDMNVGFDLSEETQDVIRENAVSPVDSLP, from the coding sequence ATGTCGAATTACAAGACCGCGGGAATATCCGCTTCGGTCCTCTGCAGAAAACTCATCCGAGCGACGCACCTCTTCGCCATCGCCATACTCCTCACCGCCAGCGCCGACGCCGCTCAGGCCAAGGGCTTCGCCAAGCTCGATAAAGTCAGCGGGAAAGTCGTCGTACTCGACAGCGCCGGTTCGCCCATCGCCAAAGGGAGCAATGGACGCGCCCTGCGCGTCAATGAAGGACTGCGCACCGGAGCCGACTCTAGCGCCGATATCCTGCTCTTCGACGGAAGCCGCATTCGCATGACGCCCAATTCTAAAATCAAACTCAGCGCCAAATCCAAAAACGGCAAAGCCGATATTCAGATCGACCTCATCTCCGGCAAACTTTTCAACCTGGTTCAGGCGACAGACAAGCGCGGTCATTACGTCATCAAAACGAAGTCCGCGATGGCCGGCTTTAAAGGGAGAGTATTTTCCGCAGAATCAAACGGCGACCAATCCGTCTTCATGGTCAAGGATGGCAAGCTGAAACTGGTCAACCCGAAAGTCTCCAAAAAAGACGGCGTGCTCGTGTCCAACATGAGCAAATCCACCGTCAGCGCAGACGCCCGACCCGCGAAGCCGGTTCCTCTCTCCCCTGAAGAAATCGCCCTGTTCGATGCGCTTGAGGAAATCGACATGAACGTCGGCTTCGATCTCAGCGAAGAGACCCAGGACGTCATCCGGGAAAACGCAGTTTCGCCCGTCGACAGCCTGCCCTAA
- the rho gene encoding transcription termination factor Rho: MNIEELKAKTISELTGIARELKIQGHSGLRKQDLIFRILEAKTEKDGLMFGQGVLEILPDGFGFLRAPTYNYLPGPDDIYVSPSQIRKFDMRTGDTISGQIRPPKESERYFALLKVEAINYENPEKTKEKILFDNLTPLYPSERLRLETPGCTDYSARIMDLMTPIGKGQRGLIVAPPRTGKTVLLQSIANSISANFPEVTLIVLLIDERPEEVTDMMRSVNGETISSTFDEPAQRHVQVAEMVIEKAKRLVEHQRDVVILLDSITRLARAYNAIVPPSGKVLSGGVDSNALQRPKRFFGAARNLEEGGSLTIIATALIDTGSRMDDVIFEEFKGTGNMEIVLDRKLADKRTFPAIDINRSGTRKEELLLPPEDLQRVWLLRKVLLPMGIHDTMDLLLAKMKETKTNNEFLSTMNS; encoded by the coding sequence ATGAACATCGAAGAACTAAAGGCTAAAACTATTTCCGAGTTGACCGGTATTGCACGTGAGTTGAAAATCCAGGGTCATAGCGGTTTGCGTAAGCAGGATTTGATCTTCAGGATTCTTGAGGCGAAAACCGAGAAAGACGGTTTGATGTTCGGGCAAGGGGTTTTGGAGATTCTCCCTGACGGTTTTGGTTTTCTGCGCGCGCCGACCTACAATTATCTGCCGGGTCCTGACGATATTTATGTCTCCCCTTCGCAGATTCGCAAGTTCGACATGCGCACCGGCGATACCATTTCCGGGCAGATTCGACCTCCCAAAGAGAGCGAACGTTATTTCGCTTTGCTCAAGGTCGAGGCGATCAATTACGAAAACCCGGAAAAAACCAAAGAAAAAATTCTGTTCGACAACCTGACGCCTTTGTACCCGTCGGAACGATTGCGACTGGAAACGCCGGGCTGTACGGATTACAGCGCGCGCATCATGGACTTGATGACGCCGATCGGCAAGGGCCAGCGCGGTTTGATCGTGGCGCCGCCGCGGACCGGTAAGACGGTGTTGTTGCAATCCATTGCCAACAGCATCAGCGCGAATTTTCCTGAAGTCACCCTCATTGTATTGTTGATCGACGAGCGTCCCGAGGAAGTCACGGACATGATGCGTTCGGTCAACGGCGAAACCATCAGCTCCACTTTTGACGAACCGGCGCAACGGCATGTGCAGGTCGCGGAGATGGTGATCGAGAAGGCAAAACGCCTGGTCGAGCATCAACGCGACGTCGTGATTCTGCTGGACAGCATCACCCGTCTGGCGCGCGCATACAACGCCATCGTCCCGCCGAGCGGCAAGGTATTGTCCGGCGGCGTGGACTCCAACGCATTGCAACGACCGAAACGGTTTTTCGGCGCGGCGCGAAATCTGGAAGAAGGCGGCAGTCTCACCATCATCGCCACGGCCCTGATCGATACGGGAAGCCGCATGGACGACGTTATTTTTGAAGAATTCAAGGGCACGGGCAACATGGAAATTGTGCTGGATCGCAAGCTGGCCGACAAGCGCACCTTCCCGGCGATCGACATCAACCGTTCCGGTACGCGAAAAGAAGAATTGCTCCTGCCGCCGGAAGATTTGCAGAGAGTCTGGCTGTTAAGAAAAGTTTTACTCCCCATGGGCATCCATGATACTATGGACCTTCTCTTGGCTAAAATGAAGGAAACCAAAACAAACAATGAGTTCCTCTCGACAATGAACTCGTAG
- the rpmE gene encoding 50S ribosomal protein L31, translating into MKAEIHPEYHEVTVKCACGSEVQTRMTIKELTVEICSACHPFYTGKQKLMDTQGRIEKFNRKYAKAKPAAAEAAPAE; encoded by the coding sequence ATGAAAGCAGAAATCCATCCCGAATATCATGAAGTGACCGTTAAATGCGCCTGCGGCAGTGAAGTGCAAACCCGCATGACCATCAAGGAATTGACCGTGGAAATTTGTTCCGCGTGCCACCCGTTTTACACGGGCAAACAGAAGTTGATGGACACGCAGGGTCGAATCGAAAAATTCAATCGCAAATACGCAAAAGCAAAACCTGCCGCAGCAGAAGCCGCTCCAGCGGAATAA
- the prfA gene encoding peptide chain release factor 1 encodes MFDNLVEVEKRYDKLNGLMSDPQVIARQTDFQKYAREQSELAPIVAEYRAFKSIEEQIKQNEALLETEKDPELVEMAEEEAEGLQQERDEVETRLKRLLLPKDPRDEKGVILEIRAGTGGEEASLFASDLFRMYMRYAETKRWKTETLSQNITGKGGYKEVIVNIQGRGVFSKLKYESGTHRVQRVPETETQGRIHTSAVTVAILPEVGDVDVSINPNELKIDVFRSSGPGGQSVNTTDSAVRITHIPTGLVVSCQDEKSQHKNKEKGMRVLRARLYDERHRQQQEELARERKEQVGSGDRSGRIRTYNYPQERVTDHRIGLTLHKLSQIMEGDMDEISEKLTLHFQAEALNKGVV; translated from the coding sequence ATGTTCGATAATCTCGTTGAAGTTGAGAAACGCTACGATAAATTGAACGGGTTGATGAGCGACCCGCAAGTGATTGCCCGCCAGACCGATTTCCAGAAGTACGCCCGCGAGCAGTCGGAGCTGGCGCCCATCGTCGCCGAATACCGAGCGTTTAAATCCATCGAAGAACAGATCAAGCAGAACGAAGCTCTGCTTGAAACGGAAAAGGACCCGGAACTCGTCGAAATGGCGGAGGAAGAGGCCGAAGGTTTACAGCAGGAAAGAGACGAAGTGGAAACGCGCTTGAAGCGGCTTCTGCTCCCCAAAGACCCGCGCGATGAAAAAGGCGTTATTCTGGAAATCCGCGCCGGGACTGGCGGAGAAGAGGCTTCGTTGTTTGCTTCCGACCTGTTTCGCATGTACATGCGCTACGCCGAGACCAAGCGCTGGAAAACGGAAACGCTCAGTCAGAACATCACAGGCAAGGGCGGCTACAAGGAAGTCATCGTCAATATTCAGGGGCGCGGCGTGTTCAGCAAGCTGAAGTACGAAAGCGGAACGCACCGGGTTCAGCGCGTGCCGGAAACCGAAACGCAGGGTCGCATTCACACCTCCGCAGTGACGGTGGCGATTTTGCCCGAAGTGGGCGATGTGGATGTGAGCATCAACCCGAATGAATTGAAGATCGACGTGTTCCGCTCATCCGGTCCCGGCGGGCAGAGCGTCAACACCACCGATTCCGCCGTGCGCATCACGCATATTCCAACGGGGCTTGTGGTCTCCTGTCAGGATGAAAAATCCCAGCACAAAAATAAAGAAAAAGGCATGCGCGTTTTGCGCGCCCGTTTGTACGACGAGCGCCATCGCCAGCAACAGGAAGAGCTGGCCCGCGAGCGCAAGGAGCAAGTGGGAAGCGGCGACCGGAGCGGGCGCATCCGAACTTATAATTATCCCCAGGAGCGGGTGACCGATCATCGCATCGGTTTGACCCTGCACAAATTATCCCAGATCATGGAGGGCGACATGGATGAAATATCCGAAAAGCTCACCCTTCACTTTCAAGCCGAGGCGCTGAACAAAGGCGTGGTTTGA
- the prmC gene encoding peptide chain release factor N(5)-glutamine methyltransferase, whose translation MPETTIRACIEEVANRIESVSESPRVEAELLLGELLALSREGLITQSARAISLEDAERIEQATARRERGEPLFYILGKREFWSLEFKVSASVLCPRPETEVLIERFLEEARNLWDRQNPLRVLDIGTGSGNIAIVAACEIEGCEVTAVDLSEQALAVARENALRHGVESRIRFVQADLFPEEDEAPFHFILSNPPYIASAEINSLPKDVREFEPRQALDGGADGLDYYRRIAKGIERWLLPGGACLMEIGETQAAAIEEIIRSQSAMQDVRVYKDYADRDRVMVAVRNNDG comes from the coding sequence ATGCCGGAAACGACGATTCGCGCCTGTATTGAAGAGGTCGCGAACCGCATTGAATCGGTTTCCGAGTCTCCCCGAGTGGAGGCCGAACTTCTGCTGGGCGAACTATTAGCCTTGAGCCGGGAAGGTCTCATCACTCAAAGCGCGCGCGCGATTTCCCTGGAGGACGCGGAGCGCATCGAACAGGCGACGGCGCGCAGGGAGCGCGGCGAGCCGTTGTTTTATATCCTAGGCAAGCGCGAGTTCTGGTCTCTTGAATTCAAGGTTTCTGCGTCCGTGCTGTGTCCGCGACCTGAAACGGAAGTGTTGATCGAGCGTTTTCTGGAAGAGGCGAGAAATCTCTGGGACCGGCAAAATCCTTTGCGGGTCTTGGACATTGGAACCGGATCGGGTAATATCGCTATCGTTGCGGCCTGCGAGATTGAGGGTTGCGAAGTCACGGCGGTCGATCTGTCTGAACAGGCGCTGGCTGTCGCCAGAGAAAACGCGCTTCGACATGGCGTTGAGTCGCGCATTCGCTTTGTGCAGGCTGACTTGTTTCCCGAAGAAGACGAGGCCCCGTTTCATTTCATTCTTTCGAACCCACCTTATATCGCCAGCGCGGAAATCAATTCACTGCCGAAGGACGTGCGCGAGTTCGAGCCGCGACAGGCTTTGGATGGCGGGGCGGACGGACTGGATTATTATCGACGTATCGCAAAAGGTATTGAACGCTGGTTGCTCCCCGGCGGCGCCTGCTTGATGGAGATCGGCGAGACGCAGGCGGCGGCGATTGAGGAAATCATTCGTTCGCAGTCGGCAATGCAAGACGTTCGGGTTTATAAAGATTATGCAGATCGCGACCGCGTGATGGTCGCAGTGAGGAATAACGATGGATAA
- the murA gene encoding UDP-N-acetylglucosamine 1-carboxyvinyltransferase, which yields MDKIVVQGGQRLQGKISISGAKNAILPALAATLLTSGQNRIENIPEVRDVNTMILLLEELGARVDHREDGKILLDTAGVNRHEAPYQLVSTMRASCLVLGPLLARLGKAKVSLPGGCAIGARPIDLHLKGLEAMGAKMTLEKGYIFGVAERLKGTCYYFDTVTVTGTANLMMAAVLAEGETILENVAKEPEVTFLADLLNMAGAKIEGHGSDVITIQGVSSLRPLDCRIFPDRIEAGTYMIAAAITRGDVEVQNCNPHHVESLTLKLLEAGVSVETREDSVRVYCDGPPKGVNIKTSPYPGFPTDFQAQYMALMTLAKGQSLITENVFENRFMHAAELQRMGAHITLEGRTAVISGVNELSGAPLMATDLRASASLVLAALAAQGESVISRVYHIDRGYQEIEKKLSALGAKIQRIK from the coding sequence ATGGATAAAATTGTCGTACAGGGCGGTCAACGCCTGCAGGGTAAAATTTCAATCAGCGGAGCCAAGAACGCTATTTTACCGGCGCTGGCGGCGACTCTGCTGACCTCGGGTCAGAACCGCATCGAAAACATCCCGGAAGTGCGGGACGTGAACACCATGATCCTTCTGCTGGAGGAATTGGGAGCGCGCGTCGATCACCGCGAGGACGGAAAAATCCTACTGGACACTGCGGGGGTCAATCGTCACGAGGCGCCGTATCAACTGGTTTCGACCATGCGCGCCTCCTGTCTTGTGCTGGGGCCATTGCTGGCGCGTCTGGGAAAAGCCAAAGTCTCTCTGCCTGGAGGTTGCGCCATCGGCGCGCGACCGATCGATTTGCATTTGAAGGGACTCGAAGCGATGGGCGCGAAGATGACGCTGGAAAAGGGTTACATCTTCGGCGTCGCCGAACGCTTGAAGGGAACCTGCTATTATTTCGACACCGTCACCGTCACCGGCACCGCCAATCTCATGATGGCCGCGGTTCTGGCAGAAGGCGAGACGATTCTGGAGAATGTGGCGAAGGAGCCGGAAGTGACTTTTCTGGCCGACCTGCTCAACATGGCGGGGGCTAAAATTGAAGGACACGGTTCCGATGTCATCACCATTCAAGGCGTGAGTTCATTGCGTCCGCTCGATTGTCGCATCTTTCCCGACCGCATCGAAGCGGGGACTTATATGATTGCGGCGGCGATCACCCGGGGCGATGTGGAAGTTCAAAACTGCAATCCGCATCATGTCGAATCGCTCACGTTGAAATTGCTGGAAGCCGGGGTGAGCGTGGAGACGCGCGAAGATTCGGTTCGGGTTTATTGCGACGGTCCGCCCAAGGGAGTGAACATCAAGACCAGCCCCTATCCCGGTTTCCCCACCGATTTTCAGGCCCAGTACATGGCCTTGATGACGTTGGCGAAAGGCCAGAGCCTGATCACTGAAAACGTATTCGAGAACCGTTTCATGCACGCGGCAGAACTGCAACGCATGGGAGCGCATATCACCCTTGAAGGGCGCACAGCGGTGATCTCCGGCGTGAATGAACTGAGCGGCGCGCCTCTCATGGCGACCGACCTGCGCGCCAGCGCGTCTCTGGTGCTGGCGGCTTTGGCGGCGCAGGGCGAATCGGTCATTTCCCGGGTGTATCATATCGATCGGGGTTATCAGGAGATTGAAAAAAAATTATCCGCATTGGGAGCGAAAATCCAACGTATCAAGTAG